In Corynebacterium matruchotii, a single genomic region encodes these proteins:
- a CDS encoding AbrB/MazE/SpoVT family DNA-binding domain-containing protein, with amino-acid sequence MDKQVPPGKFAATVTIGPKGQIVIPKGARDLFGYQPGDKLLLLADIDQGIAILPTTAIDSLLPNQPPTMEKK; translated from the coding sequence ATGGATAAGCAAGTGCCCCCAGGAAAGTTCGCGGCAACAGTCACCATCGGCCCCAAAGGCCAAATCGTGATCCCCAAGGGAGCCCGCGATCTGTTTGGCTACCAGCCTGGCGACAAACTCCTCCTCCTGGCCGATATCGACCAGGGAATCGCCATTCTGCCAACCACCGCGATTGACTCTCTGCTCCCCAACCAACCCCCCACCATGGAAAAGAAGTGA
- a CDS encoding ABC transporter ATP-binding protein, translating into MPPAIQCLDSSRYFPKVKANDHINLTIESHQIFGLLGPNGCGKTTLLHQLQGLDAPTSGTVKVLGLDPRRDRQELMARIGTQLQEARVIPRLKVIEVLTTFGSFYPQSQDPMTVLESVGLAAKAGAFVDKLSGGQRQRVFIALALIHNPELLFFDELTSALDPQSRLKIWDILRDLKAAGRTVILTTHSMEEAQTLCDRIAIMDAGHIIAEGTPDELIDEFTQGSTLKFSVSGTVQLAPLEKISGVTSVDIQGQDVTIIGKGDFTPHVMQVLTDQHVSPAHMSLNPATLEDVFLHLTGRSLQA; encoded by the coding sequence ATGCCTCCCGCCATCCAATGCTTGGATTCGAGTCGATATTTCCCCAAGGTCAAGGCCAATGACCACATCAATCTCACCATCGAATCACACCAGATTTTTGGCCTCCTAGGCCCCAATGGTTGTGGCAAAACTACCCTGCTGCATCAGCTTCAAGGGCTTGACGCCCCCACCAGCGGCACCGTCAAAGTGTTAGGCCTGGATCCCCGGCGCGACCGGCAGGAACTCATGGCCCGGATCGGCACACAGTTGCAAGAGGCTCGGGTGATTCCCCGGCTGAAGGTGATCGAGGTCTTGACCACATTCGGGTCGTTTTACCCACAATCCCAGGACCCCATGACGGTGTTAGAGTCGGTGGGATTGGCGGCGAAGGCTGGGGCGTTCGTCGATAAGCTTTCGGGCGGGCAACGGCAACGGGTGTTCATTGCCCTCGCGCTCATCCATAACCCGGAGTTATTATTCTTTGACGAGCTCACGTCAGCATTGGATCCCCAGTCACGCCTGAAGATTTGGGATATTTTGCGGGATTTGAAGGCTGCTGGCCGCACGGTTATTCTCACGACGCATTCCATGGAAGAGGCGCAGACACTGTGTGACCGCATCGCCATCATGGATGCCGGGCACATTATTGCGGAAGGAACACCAGACGAACTCATTGACGAATTCACCCAGGGTTCGACCCTGAAATTCTCGGTTTCTGGGACGGTGCAACTAGCCCCGCTGGAGAAAATCTCTGGGGTTACCTCGGTGGATATTCAGGGGCAGGATGTCACCATCATTGGGAAGGGAGATTTCACCCCTCATGTCATGCAGGTTCTTACTGACCAGCATGTTTCACCGGCACACATGTCACTCAACCCGGCGACGTTGGAGGATGTATTCCTTCATCTCACCGGCCGTTCATTACAAGCGTAA
- a CDS encoding ABC transporter permease, whose amino-acid sequence MTAYSHLTQAFFKSQLREPIGFFFVIVFSPMLLLILGGIFGNDPQPQFGGRGFVDNMLPGVTIMSILMVGIALVPQNQLMLRSTGALSRLRVTPLKASTYVAADLTVNFVLGFVGAILTLVVGLVVFHVSMPQHLMLLIASLVFGLVTMLAIGYTLAAVYPSVAAANGISNGLLIILIMSSGAFFPTEGLSAGVRTAMACSPVHHITELVRAAWTGTSLPMVSVLVLIGFTVVFGLLSTVLFRWDKTA is encoded by the coding sequence ATGACCGCCTATAGTCATCTCACTCAAGCTTTTTTCAAGTCGCAATTGCGGGAACCGATTGGGTTTTTCTTCGTCATTGTGTTCTCACCCATGCTGCTGTTGATTTTGGGGGGAATTTTCGGCAATGATCCGCAGCCGCAGTTTGGTGGACGTGGGTTTGTTGATAACATGCTGCCTGGTGTGACGATCATGTCGATTCTCATGGTGGGGATTGCCTTGGTACCACAAAACCAGTTAATGTTGCGGTCCACGGGTGCGCTGAGTCGGTTGCGGGTCACCCCACTGAAAGCATCAACCTATGTAGCGGCGGATCTTACGGTGAATTTTGTGCTGGGGTTTGTGGGGGCGATTCTCACCCTGGTGGTAGGGCTCGTGGTGTTTCACGTCAGCATGCCCCAGCATCTCATGCTGTTGATAGCATCCCTAGTGTTTGGGCTGGTGACGATGCTGGCGATCGGTTACACGCTGGCCGCGGTATACCCCAGTGTGGCTGCGGCTAATGGCATCAGCAATGGGCTGCTGATTATTCTCATCATGTCTTCTGGGGCATTCTTCCCCACCGAGGGGTTGTCGGCAGGTGTGCGCACCGCGATGGCATGCTCCCCGGTGCATCACATCACCGAATTGGTGCGGGCCGCCTGGACGGGTACGTCATTGCCGATGGTGTCGGTGCTGGTGCTTATCGGGTTTACCGTAGTGTTTGGCCTGCTCAGCACGGTGCTATTCCGGTGGGACAAGACCGCGTAA
- a CDS encoding CPBP family intramembrane glutamic endopeptidase: MTFLLISFTLAWLLTLLLANSDWLHNPWFAPLMCLMVCSPGIAALTTMGIVEKRYVTHIRQLRALGFLGWASPLKFLACLIIAPVSFMVFVFGSLYLAVTFGLLDVTASALTSALKSALASTYSPYGWLPYLILAVGSELGWRGWLLPNLLPLRRVPAIVVSGIIWGLSYSPLIYLGYLYHGISMGVSLVAICGMGIVVGGVLAWLRLYSDSIWPPVLAHTVLTCANSAVLIAVPMLTGDQPTDMVQFTIFGWSGWILPGLLLAVLLGTGRFPAQPPSQATNLPKNRQQYPTRSPQSVPAATAGGYRGR, from the coding sequence GTGACTTTTCTGCTGATTTCCTTTACCCTCGCCTGGTTGTTGACGCTGCTACTGGCCAATAGTGACTGGTTGCATAACCCGTGGTTTGCGCCGCTCATGTGTCTCATGGTGTGTAGTCCGGGGATTGCAGCGCTTACCACCATGGGGATTGTTGAGAAACGGTATGTCACCCACATTCGCCAATTGCGCGCGTTAGGGTTTTTGGGGTGGGCGTCGCCGCTGAAATTCTTGGCCTGCCTCATTATTGCCCCGGTAAGTTTTATGGTTTTTGTGTTTGGGTCACTTTATCTCGCGGTCACCTTTGGGCTTCTAGATGTGACCGCTAGTGCGCTCACCTCGGCGTTGAAGTCCGCATTGGCCAGCACCTATTCACCCTATGGGTGGCTACCATACCTGATTCTTGCCGTGGGCTCCGAGTTGGGATGGCGAGGTTGGTTGTTACCCAATCTGCTACCGTTGAGGCGGGTACCGGCGATTGTGGTGAGCGGTATTATTTGGGGGTTAAGCTATTCGCCGCTGATCTATTTGGGCTATCTCTACCATGGGATTTCCATGGGGGTGTCGCTTGTTGCCATTTGTGGCATGGGGATTGTGGTGGGGGGTGTGCTGGCGTGGCTGCGACTATATAGCGATTCTATCTGGCCGCCGGTGCTGGCGCACACGGTGTTGACCTGTGCTAATAGCGCCGTGCTCATTGCGGTGCCGATGCTCACCGGCGACCAACCCACCGACATGGTCCAGTTCACGATTTTTGGCTGGAGCGGCTGGATCCTCCCTGGCCTGCTCCTGGCAGTGTTGTTGGGGACCGGCCGGTTCCCAGCCCAGCCACCAAGCCAGGCCACAAACCTGCCGAAAAACCGGCAGCAGTACCCCACACGGTCACCACAATCGGTGCCGGCCGCGACAGCCGGTGGGTATCGGGGCCGTTAG
- the purH gene encoding bifunctional phosphoribosylaminoimidazolecarboxamide formyltransferase/IMP cyclohydrolase — protein sequence MSDSKDAGNGGQNAGRKTIRRALISVYDKTGLEDLAWALFDANVEIVSTGSTAARIAELGIPVTPVDQLTGFPECLEGRVKTLHPHVHAGILADTRKPDHCAQLADLGVAPFELVVVNLYPFSETVASGADFDACVEQIDIGGPSMVRAAAKNHPSVAVVVDPARYGDVAAALAAGGFTLAERTHLAVAAFQHTAAYDVAVATWLGEQQITQTFDDKPAGFPQWRGNTYELSHELRYGENPHQAAALYVGQSAAGAGLAQATQLHGKEMSYNNYTDADAAWRAAWDHDRPCVAIIKHANPCGIAVSEQSIAAAHQAAHACDPVSAYGGVIAANREVTVEMANQVAGIFTEVIIAPSYEEGAVAVLSAKKNLRVLQAPRPAEQKFESREISGGVLVQQRDLLTAAGDNPDTWKLVAGAAASPELLRELEFAWRAVRAVKSNAILLAKDGATVGVGMGQVNRVDAAKLAVERANTLAGDEQRAVGSVAASDAFFPFADGFEILAAAGVTAVVQPGGSIRDDEVIAAAEKAGVTMYLTGARHFAH from the coding sequence ATGAGTGATAGCAAAGATGCCGGTAATGGCGGCCAGAACGCGGGTCGAAAAACTATTCGCCGCGCATTAATTAGTGTTTACGATAAGACCGGGTTGGAGGATCTGGCCTGGGCGCTTTTCGACGCTAACGTGGAGATCGTTTCGACCGGCTCCACCGCCGCCCGCATTGCTGAGCTGGGCATTCCGGTGACCCCGGTGGACCAGCTCACGGGATTCCCCGAGTGCCTGGAGGGACGAGTGAAAACTCTGCATCCGCACGTGCATGCCGGGATTCTCGCCGACACCCGCAAACCGGATCATTGCGCACAATTGGCCGATTTGGGGGTGGCGCCATTCGAACTGGTGGTTGTGAACCTTTACCCCTTCTCCGAGACCGTGGCCTCCGGGGCGGACTTCGACGCCTGCGTGGAACAAATCGACATTGGCGGACCATCCATGGTGCGGGCCGCCGCCAAAAACCATCCCTCGGTGGCGGTCGTGGTCGACCCCGCCCGCTACGGGGATGTGGCCGCAGCACTGGCGGCCGGCGGTTTTACCCTAGCGGAACGAACCCACCTAGCGGTTGCGGCCTTCCAACACACCGCCGCCTACGATGTGGCCGTTGCAACCTGGTTGGGTGAGCAGCAGATCACACAGACTTTCGACGACAAGCCTGCCGGCTTCCCACAGTGGCGGGGCAACACATATGAATTGTCGCATGAATTGCGTTATGGGGAAAACCCCCACCAGGCCGCCGCCCTCTACGTGGGGCAGTCGGCAGCTGGCGCCGGGTTAGCCCAGGCCACACAATTGCACGGCAAGGAAATGAGCTACAACAACTACACCGACGCCGATGCCGCCTGGCGGGCCGCCTGGGATCACGACCGCCCCTGCGTCGCCATTATTAAACACGCCAACCCGTGCGGTATCGCGGTTTCCGAACAGTCCATTGCGGCCGCGCATCAGGCGGCCCACGCCTGCGACCCAGTTTCCGCCTACGGCGGGGTGATCGCCGCCAACCGGGAAGTGACCGTGGAGATGGCAAACCAGGTGGCCGGCATCTTCACCGAGGTCATCATCGCCCCCAGCTATGAGGAGGGGGCGGTGGCGGTGCTGTCGGCAAAGAAGAATCTTCGCGTATTGCAGGCCCCCCGGCCGGCCGAACAAAAATTTGAATCTCGGGAAATCTCTGGCGGCGTGCTGGTGCAGCAGCGCGACCTTTTGACCGCCGCCGGCGACAACCCGGACACCTGGAAGCTGGTGGCCGGGGCGGCCGCATCCCCGGAACTATTGCGGGAGCTGGAGTTTGCCTGGCGGGCCGTGCGGGCGGTCAAGTCCAATGCGATTCTGCTCGCCAAGGATGGCGCCACCGTGGGCGTGGGCATGGGGCAGGTCAACCGGGTGGATGCAGCCAAACTGGCAGTGGAGCGCGCCAACACGCTCGCGGGCGATGAGCAGCGGGCCGTGGGATCCGTGGCCGCCTCGGATGCATTTTTCCCATTCGCCGATGGGTTCGAAATCCTGGCAGCGGCGGGGGTGACGGCCGTGGTACAACCGGGCGGCTCCATCCGCGACGACGAGGTGATCGCCGCCGCGGAGAAAGCCGGAGTGACAATGTACCTGACTGGGGCGCGGCATTTCGCGCACTAA
- the purN gene encoding phosphoribosylglycinamide formyltransferase — MFVTHTHHTALRIVVLASGSGTLLQSILDNQGKYQVVGVVSDVECPALDRARQAAIPAELVELARGADPQVREEWNERLAEVVDRLQPDVVVSAGFMKILGAPFLLRFGGRTINTHPALLPAFPGAHAVRDALAYGVKVTGSTVHFVDAGVDTGPIIAQEPVAIMPGESESDLHERIKQVERKLIVNVLNSATVAADNRGEVDFANHE; from the coding sequence GTGTTCGTGACACACACTCACCACACTGCATTGCGTATTGTTGTCTTGGCATCCGGGTCGGGGACCCTCTTGCAATCCATCCTGGATAACCAGGGGAAATATCAGGTTGTCGGGGTTGTTTCGGATGTGGAATGCCCCGCCCTGGATCGGGCCCGCCAGGCAGCCATCCCCGCAGAGTTGGTGGAGTTGGCCCGCGGCGCCGACCCGCAAGTTCGGGAGGAATGGAACGAACGCCTGGCGGAAGTCGTCGACAGGTTGCAGCCTGATGTGGTGGTGTCTGCCGGATTCATGAAGATTCTGGGGGCACCATTTTTGTTGCGCTTTGGTGGACGAACCATCAACACGCACCCGGCGCTGCTGCCAGCGTTCCCGGGGGCGCATGCGGTGCGGGACGCATTGGCATACGGGGTGAAAGTCACAGGCTCTACCGTGCATTTCGTCGATGCCGGGGTGGATACGGGGCCGATTATTGCGCAGGAACCGGTGGCGATCATGCCCGGGGAAAGCGAATCCGACCTGCACGAGCGTATTAAACAGGTTGAGCGCAAGCTTATTGTGAACGTTTTAAACTCCGCCACTGTTGCGGCGGATAATCGAGGAGAGGTTGATTTCGCCAATCATGAGTGA
- a CDS encoding DUF6350 family protein, protein MSKKSSPGAGPTRRPRRTGSRVDAAGVGLATRSVGSTRSARSTRFARPARPSSRPNSRSDSGVRKTTTRHVEPEIEPAIPTLRTRIRTYLPVALLPNGVAVAFLIALGIAGIMLVNAPMATLPAVVAQSWLALNAAPIIIQGHHFGIMPLLLTAIIVALVAHRVRRAVKDRVSIADLGVITMVVLVVPSLLTLIATAMLYDAAKVFPVTPPDIAMALGKTLLVHLIALVLGMGVRLWKALAKRFNIAESLVDQAVSSLWLVGYTLVGAVLVGIGSLIVHAQLTSDIMNTYTTWGKVAVVAVSLGYLPNAAIATLAVTAGSEVAIGVGLISVFGVNLVPLPPLPMFAAVPLQADTMMALLLAVPVCTTVLALMKRVPRLIDVPGLVVFVALDILVLTTLTYGELGIYGEVGPRILLTTGLMACWVTVVGLITAIVGNWVQRRLVAAAAAAEREAELFDEFSALAISESELEPQAAESAEPEAEEAHEEAESDGDAAADSDGEADAGLEDVDPEDTDSEDTTPEDAEEVKPDGGAVAASKGTDEDSWPDGASTAVKDAAGPEISAEIETDGESDTDVAAAGEVEPGGKNH, encoded by the coding sequence ATGAGCAAAAAGTCGAGCCCAGGTGCAGGACCTACCCGACGCCCCCGTCGTACCGGCAGCCGAGTGGATGCCGCCGGCGTGGGGCTAGCCACCCGATCCGTAGGGTCGACCCGATCCGCTCGATCCACTCGCTTTGCGCGGCCGGCCCGACCCAGCTCCCGGCCGAACTCCCGATCGGATTCCGGGGTGCGGAAAACCACCACCCGGCACGTGGAACCGGAAATCGAACCCGCTATACCCACGCTACGCACCAGGATCCGCACCTATCTGCCGGTCGCCCTCCTGCCGAACGGGGTTGCGGTTGCCTTCCTCATCGCCCTGGGGATTGCCGGAATCATGCTGGTCAACGCCCCCATGGCGACCCTACCCGCGGTGGTTGCCCAAAGTTGGCTCGCTCTCAACGCCGCCCCCATCATCATCCAGGGGCACCACTTTGGCATCATGCCGCTGCTGCTCACCGCCATTATCGTGGCTCTGGTGGCCCATCGGGTGCGGCGCGCGGTCAAGGATCGAGTCAGTATCGCCGACCTTGGGGTTATCACCATGGTAGTGCTGGTTGTGCCCAGCCTGCTCACCCTGATCGCCACCGCCATGCTTTACGACGCCGCCAAGGTGTTTCCCGTCACGCCCCCAGATATAGCCATGGCCCTGGGGAAGACCCTGTTGGTGCACCTCATCGCCCTGGTGTTGGGTATGGGGGTGCGCCTGTGGAAGGCCCTGGCGAAACGGTTCAACATTGCCGAATCCCTTGTCGACCAAGCCGTCAGCTCCCTGTGGTTGGTGGGATACACGCTGGTGGGGGCGGTGCTGGTGGGGATCGGGTCGCTGATCGTGCACGCGCAGCTCACCAGCGACATCATGAATACTTACACCACCTGGGGCAAGGTGGCGGTCGTTGCAGTAAGCCTCGGTTACCTGCCCAATGCCGCCATCGCCACCCTTGCAGTCACCGCCGGTTCCGAGGTGGCCATCGGTGTGGGCCTGATCTCGGTGTTTGGCGTCAACCTGGTGCCCCTGCCGCCCCTGCCTATGTTCGCGGCCGTGCCGCTTCAGGCGGACACCATGATGGCGCTGCTCCTGGCCGTGCCGGTTTGTACCACAGTGCTGGCCTTAATGAAGCGGGTTCCCCGGCTGATAGACGTGCCCGGTCTCGTGGTATTTGTCGCCCTCGACATTTTAGTACTCACCACCCTGACCTATGGGGAACTGGGGATATACGGTGAGGTAGGGCCGCGCATTCTACTGACCACCGGGCTGATGGCCTGCTGGGTGACGGTGGTGGGCCTCATCACTGCGATTGTGGGCAATTGGGTGCAGCGCCGCCTGGTGGCCGCCGCCGCGGCGGCGGAACGGGAAGCAGAACTTTTCGATGAGTTCAGCGCGCTTGCCATAAGCGAATCAGAGCTGGAGCCGCAAGCAGCGGAGTCGGCGGAACCGGAAGCCGAGGAGGCTCACGAGGAAGCCGAATCCGATGGTGATGCCGCAGCGGACTCCGATGGGGAAGCTGACGCGGGCCTAGAAGACGTGGACCCGGAAGACACAGATTCGGAAGACACGACCCCCGAGGACGCAGAAGAAGTGAAGCCGGATGGCGGCGCGGTAGCGGCTTCGAAAGGCACCGATGAAGACAGTTGGCCAGATGGTGCGTCGACGGCGGTCAAGGACGCTGCTGGCCCCGAAATATCAGCAGAAATAGAGACCGATGGCGAGTCAGACACAGATGTCGCGGCGGCTGGTGAGGTAGAACCGGGCGGTAAGAACCACTAA
- a CDS encoding M23 family metallopeptidase, with translation MQTRRPLINGKHRKQTNPIKGRVAFVAAATGVVSTAGATGAAIAHTTDTGISEISLAAEDTPNAEEGAPQILDIAEFKPVSNLQDQLNKAVQYSNDLAKADEEARKPKISVSRPTDGILTSGYGMRWGSLHAGVDLANAIGTPILAVMDGTVIDSGPASGYGNWIRIKHDDGSMSVYGHMETLDVKVGERVKAGQKIAGMGNRGFSTGPHLHFEIHPDGNAAVDPVPWFNEHGISLS, from the coding sequence ATGCAGACCAGGCGACCGCTCATTAATGGCAAGCATCGCAAGCAGACAAACCCTATCAAAGGGCGCGTGGCATTCGTTGCCGCGGCAACAGGTGTGGTGTCGACCGCAGGCGCTACGGGTGCGGCTATCGCCCACACCACAGACACGGGGATTTCCGAGATCAGCTTAGCCGCCGAGGACACTCCCAATGCGGAGGAAGGCGCCCCGCAGATTCTTGATATCGCGGAATTTAAGCCGGTCAGCAATCTGCAGGATCAACTCAATAAAGCGGTTCAATACTCCAATGACCTGGCTAAAGCCGACGAGGAGGCCCGGAAGCCCAAGATTAGTGTTTCCCGGCCCACCGATGGCATTTTGACCTCTGGTTACGGCATGCGCTGGGGGTCACTGCACGCGGGCGTGGACCTGGCGAACGCTATAGGCACCCCGATTCTGGCGGTCATGGACGGCACAGTGATCGACTCCGGCCCCGCCTCCGGCTACGGCAACTGGATTCGTATCAAGCATGACGATGGTTCCATGAGCGTGTATGGGCACATGGAAACCCTCGACGTTAAGGTCGGCGAGCGCGTCAAGGCCGGTCAGAAGATTGCGGGCATGGGCAACAGGGGTTTCTCCACCGGCCCGCACCTACACTTTGAAATTCACCCCGATGGCAATGCCGCTGTCGACCCGGTGCCCTGGTTCAACGAGCATGGCATTAGCCTCTCGTAG